The genomic stretch aatgttcgCACAGCAGGCAAATCACACAGTAGGGAGTTCTTTGTATCTGCTTCATACTTTCTATTCCAAATATCTAGAATATCTAGAATAATCCTAAGGGGCATCTTCCTAGCAGATTTGAAATCACATTgttgaaaaatagaaacagggggcacctaggtggctcagtggattaaagcctctgcctttggctgaggtcatgatcccagggtcctgggatcgagccccatatcgggctctctgctcagcagggagcctgctccctctgcctgcctctctgcctacttgtattctgtctgtcaaataaataaatataatctcaaaaaaaaatagaatcagaggggcgcctgggtggctcagtgggttgaccgctgccttcggctcaggtcatgatctcagggtcctgggatcgcgtcccgcatcgggctctctgctcagcagggagcctgcttcctcctctctctctgcctgcctctctgcctacttgtgacctctctctgtcaaataaataaaatcttaaaaaaaaaaaatagaatcagaaaCAGAAGATCACTCACACGAGGGGGTTGTTCTTAGTTTTCTGGCCAGTGCAGCTCTAGCTTGGCCTTCCACACCCAGTGCCACGGCGATGATGTTATGGGCCACATTTGGGGCGTATCTCATAAGCAGAAATGTTTTAAGATTCACAAATGTTTTTCCTCCCACAATAACTCTGACGGAATCGTGAGCATTTTTCTCGATCAGGTATCCATAGAGCCTACACGGAGGAAGCCGGCTTCGGATGCAGTCCTCTAGACTGTACACCTCCCCGTCAGTGTTCTCATCCAGGATGATGATCACGTGGGCCTGGCGGAAGGCGTCCTCCACTTGGGTGCAGATGGAGATGTTCCGGAGCAAGGGGGCCACCAGGTCCCGTGTCTCTGTCACGATGATGTGGAGATCTTCTTCTGCCTGCTTATTGCCAAGTAGATTCAGGCTAATTTCCGTGTGCATTCCAAATACTTCGCCACTTGTCAAGATGGGAATTAGGTTGTAGCAGACACGACCAGATGcactaataaaaatgcaaagccGGATTATGAACAGTTAAATCTTTTGTTCCTGCTAAGCCTTTATTCTTAATAGATATTTCTGCAGGTCCATTAATAGGGTGGTTTACTATCTTAAATAGACATGGACTTTTTAAGGCAAGAAAGCAAAAGTTGAGCAAAAAAGTTCTTGCTACTAATCCCTTGCTCAGGCCATCTGAAAACAATCCCCAAATAAGAAATGCACTTGTTTAAAagacttttcaaataaaatagaatatggaGAAAGCAACATTTAAAAGAATGGTTTCATAGTATTTTAATTAcatgtttacattttcttataaaaaggcaaggaaataacAAGTTTTACTTAACCATAGCTCTTTCCTACTTTATACTTTCATCTATAAAGTGAAGACATTTTTTTGGGAGAGGACTATCTTTCCTAAATCCTTGTAAAGAAGCCTAGGATCAGCCTAGGCTAGGTATCATGTATCTGTACCCACAGCTCAGCAAGTATCTGGGTACTCTATAGCTTGGCTACCAATCGACAGGTGTAATCAGCCTGATGGGAGTTTGGAAATGCATCTGGGCATTTTTGATTTTCACAGTGTGTTTAGGGAAGGGTTCAATGAAGGTTTCATCTGTATCtgtaccattttaatcatttaaaaatatctaaagatgtaatatttattaaatctgGGTGTGAGGTTCATGTTGTACAATGAGGTACATCATTCCTAATTCTTTTCGTATTGAACTATTTCATAACAAATAATTTCCCAAAGAAGCATTATGTTAGGATACATGCAGGTGTAGTAAGAAAGAAGGGCAGTGtgtgagagacacagtgagggctggggagggagagagcaagacgAACAGCAAAGGAcaccgagagagagagggagtgcagagACTAAAGGTGGTAACGGAGGTGGGCACACACAGAGGTGTGCCCAAGCCTGAATGCGGTGAGAAGCAAGagataagaaaaaggaagaaggagcaaAACTGAGGTGTAGTAATAAACCCTGACaggtttgctttctgttttttataaGTTTTGATCGCTGAGGAGGTATCTGCTTCAAAGATGTCTATGTGAAATAAATGCACGGCCAGCCACACCACTATGGCGCTAGGGGTCCTCCCACTCTGAGGCTCCATTGTTTTAGAGATCTCCGATGTCAATAACCAGCCAGCTGGACCACctgttttttctgtttccaaGCTGTAAGTTTCCATGCCTAAGTTTTAAATTCAGCAATATACAGTGAGCCCACAAAACCCAAGTCCCCCACTCTCAACCCCAATAAAAGCAAAGCCCCAGGCCCACGTGggctcacatgttctctctctctctctctctctctctgtctgtctctctctccccaccagtGACTTCACTGTGTGGCTTCAGGGGTGCCATGTCATTTCCAGGATGTATAGGTAACAAACCCCCTTTCCCCATGTTTCCTGATGGTTATTGCTAAGGGGCTCTTGCAAACGTAATAAGAACCTCGGACTGGTCCCGCCACACATTGGTTTCTGAGGCCGGCACTCAACAGGAGGATAGCCCTAGCAAGTGGGAAAGgtgggagggcagcaggcagtgtgaccagagtggggagaggagaaagaaagtgagggaaTGGGAGGGAAGGGTGGCATGGCGAGGAGCAAGCAGGCAAGCAGCAGATGGCATGAGAGACACAGGATGAGGGGACAAGAGCTAAGGACAGGGTTATCAACATAATGATCTTTGCTATACGGTTGCTCTTACATttcatacgtgtgtgtatatgcacatacCTATCATCTAAAACTTAAATATGCAGCTATATTGGGGGATATATATGTAGATACTCACATATCTATACATGTACATATCTATACATATGGATCTCAAACTTGAGATTCAGATGTTCTTCCACCATGGATCGAATCCCTTATTATTGTCCTTTCTAAATAACCCCCGATCTCATGAATCCTGGAGTTCGACTGTCCCACCTGGTGATCCAAACCTGCAAAGGCTGGATGAGGTCTTTCCTGGTTTCTTCCTCCAGTTCTTTCTCCTTATGTGTCTCCAGGTTCTCTTGGGCAATTAACTTCATCAGCTCAGTGGTCATGCTAGAGGTGACACCATAGTAAAGctaaatattaggaaaaaaaatgtcaagactGACAATGATTATGATGGAAAGTTCTTGTTTAAAGCCAGAACAGAATAGCGAGAGcgctagagggtactatgctaagcgaaacaaatcagtcagagaaagacaattatcatatgatctctctgatatgaggaatttgaggggtGTAGTGGGAGGGTCGtgagggatagggagggaaacaatgaaacaatatggggccaggaagggagacaaaccatgagaggctcttagtgtcaggaaacaaactgagggttgctggggggtgggcggAAGGAGAGGGTGgcggggttatgggcattggggagggtatgtgctatagtgagtgctgtgaagtgtgtaagactgatgattcacagacctgcacccctgaagcaaataatacattatatgttaattaaaaatatgaaaaaaaaaagaataaagagaacagAGAGACTACTTTGGAAAGCAAGACATTTGAAGAAGACATGAGAGAATGGTAATGTTTTGAGCAGACAAACAAAATTAATCCACATACCTGGGCATATTCCAGGAATTCATTATATCCTCCTAAAAGCAACCCCTTTCCTCCACGATCCAACAGCTCTCTCCAAATGATGGGGGACTTTTTGTGATTCCACTTATTCTTTTCACACAGATCTTTTAACCACTCCTATTGAATGATATTCCAAGAGAAGTCATCCATTGAATCTGTCTCAGAGTTCGGTTCCATACTGCAAATTCAAACACAAACTACCTTgtttcccacctcccccaccactgaatatacataataaaatttagaTATCTTTacactataaaatgtaaatagagAAATTAGTGGTGAATGAAATAACTAATTAATCAAATACGAAATACTTCTTCAAATTTGTTGACCAAGTAAAGGTACTTAAAGTTGCTTTCTTTGCTGAGGAGACCGGGAATGCAAGTGGTTGGACAAAGTGATGGTTCATGTTAAATTAAACAGAAATGCCAGACCACCACAGAAGACAGTGTGAGAAGGAATCAGAAAGCTTAGAGAAATAGGCATGCTGGAGTGGATATGCTACTATGGAAGACTAGAAACCTACTAGTCCATTACGTTCTCCAGAAGAGCCTGAAGAATGACCACATTCATCAAAATGAATGTGGTCAAAAGGACGTTAAAAGGACTGCTGTCTATCCTAGGCCAGAGCTATTGAGGAACATGCTATTATAGAGCTGGACTCCCCAGCAGAATCAAGGAGGCTGAAATAAAAGAGGCTGGGCCAGTGCCCACCAGAGGACATCTATTGTGAAAAAAGCACGGGTAAATTCAGCAGATAAAGTCACTTTGCTAAGGCACAATGGGCTCACAAAAGAGACAGAGGTTATACCACAGCCCTAGAGAACAAGCCACCACTCACCAAAGCTGATCGAGCCACTGTTGCGGTTAAGTGTCCAATGTGCTGGCAACAGAGACCACACTGACTCCGTGATAATGGCACTATCCCTCAAAGACACTAACCGCCTCTTAGTGGCAAGCTGATTGCATTTTACCCCTTCCATCCTAGAAAGGGCAGTGATTCCTCTTGACTGGAATCAACAT from Neovison vison isolate M4711 chromosome 3, ASM_NN_V1, whole genome shotgun sequence encodes the following:
- the MDH1B gene encoding putative malate dehydrogenase 1B produces the protein MAKIVLAGRADCPYYAKAELLADYLQKNLPDFRIHKITQHPQVWEEWLKDLCEKNKWNHKKSPIIWRELLDRGGKGLLLGGYNEFLEYAQLYYGVTSSMTTELMKLIAQENLETHKEKELEEETRKDLIQPLQVWITSASGRVCYNLIPILTSGEVFGMHTEISLNLLGNKQAEEDLHIIVTETRDLVAPLLRNISICTQVEDAFRQAHVIIILDENTDGEVYSLEDCIRSRLPPCRLYGYLIEKNAHDSVRVIVGGKTFVNLKTFLLMRYAPNVAHNIIAVALGVEGQARAALARKLRTTPSCIKNVIVWGNISGNNYIDLRKARIYRYESAIWGPPNYSRPVLSLIFDSQWVNRQYVETLKKLTATGKQFGAILAAHSIATTLKYWYHGSPPGEIVSLGVLSEGQFGIPEGIVFSMPVKFENGTWVVLTDLKDIEISEPIMTRMTSDLIQEKLVALGDLISFQPYQSAVNLLDLTPQPTSEKPFGQEAINDSEDKSVEEQQIN